One Thunnus maccoyii chromosome 14, fThuMac1.1, whole genome shotgun sequence genomic window carries:
- the LOC121911538 gene encoding vinculin-like isoform X7 has translation MPVFHTKTIESILEPVAQQISHLVIMHEEGEVDGKAIPDLTVPVAAVQAAVSNLVRVGKETVQTTEDQLMKRDMPPAFIKVENSSSKLVQAAQMLKADPYSVPARDYLIDGSRGILSGTSDLLLTFDEAEVRKIIRVCKGILEYLAVAEVVETMEDLITYTKNLGPGMTKMSKMIEERQQELTHQEHRQMLVNSMNTVKELLPVLISAVKIFVATKSSRGAGVEEAERNRRFTFEKMSAEINEIIRVLQLTTWDEDAWANKDMEALKRSLALIESKMAQAKSWLRDPHGQPGDPGEIALRVILDEAGKVGELCAGRERKDILATTKALGQMTDQIADLRVRGQGPTPGCVQRAGQCSQGLDLLFGKVDSAARKLEALINAKQAIARRLDAAQAWLADPNGGPEGEENIRALLAEAKRIADLCEDPKERDDILRSISEIAGLTARLVELRKQGKGDSPEARALAKQIGAALLTLQSKTNRAVANMRPAKPAVTLEGKMEQALRWVNNPGVDDRGVGQAAIRGMVGEGRRLAGGLLGPYRQDMTGRCDRTEALMTSLADMAGRGEAEAPHARATAAQLQDSLKDLRQHMQEVMTQEVSDVFSDTTTPIKLLAVAATAPPDAPNREEVFDERAGNFETHAGRLGATAEKAAAVGTANKTTVEGIHAAVKHARELTPQVTSAARILLKNPGNKAAYEHFDTMKNQWIDNVERLTGLVDEAIDTKSLLDASEEAIKKDIDKCRVAMANVQPQMLVAGATSIARRANRVLLVAKREVENSEDPRFRDTVKHASDILSHTISPMVMDAKAVAGNIQDKALQKAYLDSCLRILAAVGKVREAFQPQEPDFPPPPPDLDQLHVSDEQAPPKPPLPEGEVPPPRPPPPEEKDEEFPEQKAGEVLSEPMMVAARQLHDEARKWSSKGNDIIAAAKRMALLMAEMSRLVRGGSGNKRALIQCAKDIAKASDEVTRLAKEVAKQCTDRRIRTNLLQVCERIPTISTQLKILSTVKATMLGRTNISEEESEQATEMLVHNAQNLMQSVKETVREAEAASIKIRTDAGFTLRWVRKTPWYQ, from the exons ggtgGAGAACTCGTCTTCTAAACTCGTCCAGGCAGCTCAGATGTTGAAGGCAGATCCGTACTCTGTTCCTGCACGAGATTACCTTATCGATGGATCCAGAGGGATATTGTCTGGAACGTCAGACCTGCTCCTTACCTTTGATGAGGccgag GTGCGTAAGATTATCCGTGTGTGTAAAGGCATCCTAGAGTATCTGGCGGTAGCTGAAGTGGTGGAGACCATGGAGGACCTCATCACCTACACCAAGAACCTGGGACCAG ggatgaccaaaatgtcaaagatgaTTGAGGAGAGGCAGCAGGAGCTGACGCACCAAGAGCACAGACAGATGCTTGTCAACTCCATGAACACTGTCAAAGAGCTGTTGCCTGTCCTtatatcag CTGTAAAGATTTTTGTCGCAACCAAGAGTAGTCGAGGTGCTGGTGTGGAGGAGGCCGAGAGGAACAGAAGGTTTACTTTTGAAAAGATGAGCGCCGAAATCAACGAGATCATAAGAGTCTTACAGCTCACCACATGGGACGAAGATGCCTGGGCTAACAAG GATATGGAGGCTTTGAAGAGATCTCTGGCTTTGATTGAGTCAAAGATGGCACAAGCTAAAAGCTGGCTCAGAGACCCCCATGGACAGCCAG GAGACCCCGGTGAGATCGCACTGCGTGTGATACTGGATGAGGCTGGTAAGGTGGGCGAGCTGTGTGCTGGAAGGGAGAGGAAGGATATACTGGCAACCACTAAGGCTCTTGGACAAATGACAGACCAGATCGCAGATCTTCGAGTCAG AGGCCAGGGCCCGACCCCAGGGTGTGTGCAGCGCGCAGGCCAGTGCTCACAAGGCTTAGACTTGTTATTTGGCAAAGTGGACAGTGCTGCACGCAAACTGGAGGCTCTAATCAATGCCAAGCAAGCCATTGCCAGGAGGCTGGATGCTGCACAG GCCTGGTTGGCTGATCCTAACGGCGGTCCTGAGGGTGAGGAGAACATCAGAGCGTTACTAGCAGAGGCCAAACGTATTGCCGATCTGTGCGAAGACCCCAAAGAGAGGGACGACATCCTGCGCTCCATCAGCGAGATCGCAGGCCTCACCGCCAGGCTCGTGGAGCTACGCAAACA GGGTAAAGGCGACAGCCCCGAGGCCCGTGCATTGGCAAAGCAGATTGGAGCGGCACTGCTCACCCTGCAGTCCAAAACCAACCGGGCTGTGGCCAACATGAGACCAGCCAAGCCTGCCGTCACTTTGGAGGGCAAGATGGAGCAAGCCCTCCGCTGGGTGAACAACCCTGGAGTGGACGACAGAGGAGTAG GTCAGGCAGCAATCAGAGGAATGGTTGGAGAAGGGAGGAGGCTGGCAGGAGGCCTGTTAGGCCCATATCGCCAGGATATGACTGGACGCTGCGACCGGACAGAGGCCTTGATGACATCTTTGGCAGACATGGCTGGCAGGGGCGAAGCTGAGGCGCCTCACGCACGAGCGACAGCCGCACAGCTACAGGACAGCCTCAAG GACCTGAGGCAGCATATGCAGGAGGTGATGACCCAGGAAGTatcagatgttttcagtgaCACCACCACCCCTATCAAGCTGCTGGCTGTGGCTGCAACTGCTCCTCCTGATGCCCCCAACAGAGAGGAG GTTTTTGATGAGCGTGCAGGAAACTTTGAGACCCACGCAGGTCGGTTGGGGGCGACCGCAGAAAAGGCTGCTGCTGTGGGAACAGCCAATAAGACTACAGTAGAGGGGATTCATGCTGCTGTTAAACATGCCCGGGAGCTCACGCCACAG GTGACCTCAGCTGCTCGTATCTTGTTGAAGAATCCTGGAAACAAAGCAGCGTACGAGCACTTTGACACCATGAAGAACCAGTGGATCGACAATGTGGAGAGACTCACAG GTCTGGTGGATGAGGCCATAGACACCAAATCTCTGTTAGATGCCTCTGAGGAGGCCATAAAGAAAGACATCGACAAGTGCAGAGTTGCCATGGCGAATGTTCAGCCCCAAATGCTTGTTGCCGGGGCAACAAGCATAGCAAGACGAGCTAACCGGGTCCTGTTGGTGGCTAAGAGGGAAGTAGAGAACTCTGAGGATCCGCGGTTCAGAGACACTGTGAAACATGCGTCAGACATCCTCTCACACACCATCTCACCCATGGTGATGGATGCCAAAGCGGTGGCCGGGAACATACAAGATAAAG ctcTGCAGAAGGCCTATCTGGACTCCTGTCTGAGGATTCTGGCTGCAGTTGGAAAAGTCAGAGAAGCCTTCCAACCTCAGGAGCCTGACttcccccctccacctcccgACCTAGACCAGCTCCAT GTTAGCGATGAGCAGGCGCCTCCCAAGCCGCCCTTGCCAGAGGGCGAGGTACCTCCCCCTCGGCCCCCTCCTCCAGAGGAAAAGGACGAGGAGTTCCCAGAGCAGAAGGCTGGAGAGGTGCTCAGCGAGCCCATGATggttgcagccagacagctgcACGATGAGGCTCGCAAGTGGTCCAGCAAG GGTAACGACATCATCGCAGCAGCCAAGCGGATGGCCCTGCTGATGGCAGAGATGTCTCGGCTGGTGCGCGGCGGCAGTGGGAACAAACGAGCGCTGATTCAGTGCGCAAAGGACATCGCCAAGGCCTCGGACGAGGTGACGAGACTGGCTAAAGAAGTGGCCAAGCAGTGCACTGACAGACGCATCAGGACTAACCTGCTGCAG GTGTGTGAGCGGATCCCTACCATCAGTACTCAGTTGAAGATCCTCTCTACTGTTAAAGCAACCATGTTGGGACGAACCAACATTAGTGAAGAGGAGTCAGAGCAG GCCACAGAGATGTTGGTCCATAATGCTCAGAATCTGATGCAGTCGGTGAAAGAAACTGTCCGAGAAGCAGAAGCAGCTTCCATCAAGATCCGCACAGATGCAGGATTCACCCTCCGCTGGGTACGCAAGACCCCCTGGTACCAATAA
- the LOC121911538 gene encoding vinculin-like isoform X6 gives MPVFHTKTIESILEPVAQQISHLVIMHEEGEVDGKAIPDLTVPVAAVQAAVSNLVRVGKETVQTTEDQLMKRDMPPAFIKVENSSSKLVQAAQMLKADPYSVPARDYLIDGSRGILSGTSDLLLTFDEAEVRKIIRVCKGILEYLAVAEVVETMEDLITYTKNLGPGMTKMSKMIEERQQELTHQEHRQMLVNSMNTVKELLPVLISAVKIFVATKSSRGAGVEEAERNRRFTFEKMSAEINEIIRVLQLTTWDEDAWANKKDMEALKRSLALIESKMAQAKSWLRDPHGQPGDPGEIALRVILDEAGKVGELCAGRERKDILATTKALGQMTDQIADLRVRGQGPTPGCVQRAGQCSQGLDLLFGKVDSAARKLEALINAKQAIARRLDAAQAWLADPNGGPEGEENIRALLAEAKRIADLCEDPKERDDILRSISEIAGLTARLVELRKQGKGDSPEARALAKQIGAALLTLQSKTNRAVANMRPAKPAVTLEGKMEQALRWVNNPGVDDRGVGQAAIRGMVGEGRRLAGGLLGPYRQDMTGRCDRTEALMTSLADMAGRGEAEAPHARATAAQLQDSLKDLRQHMQEVMTQEVSDVFSDTTTPIKLLAVAATAPPDAPNREEVFDERAGNFETHAGRLGATAEKAAAVGTANKTTVEGIHAAVKHARELTPQVTSAARILLKNPGNKAAYEHFDTMKNQWIDNVERLTGLVDEAIDTKSLLDASEEAIKKDIDKCRVAMANVQPQMLVAGATSIARRANRVLLVAKREVENSEDPRFRDTVKHASDILSHTISPMVMDAKAVAGNIQDKALQKAYLDSCLRILAAVGKVREAFQPQEPDFPPPPPDLDQLHVSDEQAPPKPPLPEGEVPPPRPPPPEEKDEEFPEQKAGEVLSEPMMVAARQLHDEARKWSSKGNDIIAAAKRMALLMAEMSRLVRGGSGNKRALIQCAKDIAKASDEVTRLAKEVAKQCTDRRIRTNLLQVCERIPTISTQLKILSTVKATMLGRTNISEEESEQATEMLVHNAQNLMQSVKETVREAEAASIKIRTDAGFTLRWVRKTPWYQ, from the exons ggtgGAGAACTCGTCTTCTAAACTCGTCCAGGCAGCTCAGATGTTGAAGGCAGATCCGTACTCTGTTCCTGCACGAGATTACCTTATCGATGGATCCAGAGGGATATTGTCTGGAACGTCAGACCTGCTCCTTACCTTTGATGAGGccgag GTGCGTAAGATTATCCGTGTGTGTAAAGGCATCCTAGAGTATCTGGCGGTAGCTGAAGTGGTGGAGACCATGGAGGACCTCATCACCTACACCAAGAACCTGGGACCAG ggatgaccaaaatgtcaaagatgaTTGAGGAGAGGCAGCAGGAGCTGACGCACCAAGAGCACAGACAGATGCTTGTCAACTCCATGAACACTGTCAAAGAGCTGTTGCCTGTCCTtatatcag CTGTAAAGATTTTTGTCGCAACCAAGAGTAGTCGAGGTGCTGGTGTGGAGGAGGCCGAGAGGAACAGAAGGTTTACTTTTGAAAAGATGAGCGCCGAAATCAACGAGATCATAAGAGTCTTACAGCTCACCACATGGGACGAAGATGCCTGGGCTAACAAG AAG GATATGGAGGCTTTGAAGAGATCTCTGGCTTTGATTGAGTCAAAGATGGCACAAGCTAAAAGCTGGCTCAGAGACCCCCATGGACAGCCAG GAGACCCCGGTGAGATCGCACTGCGTGTGATACTGGATGAGGCTGGTAAGGTGGGCGAGCTGTGTGCTGGAAGGGAGAGGAAGGATATACTGGCAACCACTAAGGCTCTTGGACAAATGACAGACCAGATCGCAGATCTTCGAGTCAG AGGCCAGGGCCCGACCCCAGGGTGTGTGCAGCGCGCAGGCCAGTGCTCACAAGGCTTAGACTTGTTATTTGGCAAAGTGGACAGTGCTGCACGCAAACTGGAGGCTCTAATCAATGCCAAGCAAGCCATTGCCAGGAGGCTGGATGCTGCACAG GCCTGGTTGGCTGATCCTAACGGCGGTCCTGAGGGTGAGGAGAACATCAGAGCGTTACTAGCAGAGGCCAAACGTATTGCCGATCTGTGCGAAGACCCCAAAGAGAGGGACGACATCCTGCGCTCCATCAGCGAGATCGCAGGCCTCACCGCCAGGCTCGTGGAGCTACGCAAACA GGGTAAAGGCGACAGCCCCGAGGCCCGTGCATTGGCAAAGCAGATTGGAGCGGCACTGCTCACCCTGCAGTCCAAAACCAACCGGGCTGTGGCCAACATGAGACCAGCCAAGCCTGCCGTCACTTTGGAGGGCAAGATGGAGCAAGCCCTCCGCTGGGTGAACAACCCTGGAGTGGACGACAGAGGAGTAG GTCAGGCAGCAATCAGAGGAATGGTTGGAGAAGGGAGGAGGCTGGCAGGAGGCCTGTTAGGCCCATATCGCCAGGATATGACTGGACGCTGCGACCGGACAGAGGCCTTGATGACATCTTTGGCAGACATGGCTGGCAGGGGCGAAGCTGAGGCGCCTCACGCACGAGCGACAGCCGCACAGCTACAGGACAGCCTCAAG GACCTGAGGCAGCATATGCAGGAGGTGATGACCCAGGAAGTatcagatgttttcagtgaCACCACCACCCCTATCAAGCTGCTGGCTGTGGCTGCAACTGCTCCTCCTGATGCCCCCAACAGAGAGGAG GTTTTTGATGAGCGTGCAGGAAACTTTGAGACCCACGCAGGTCGGTTGGGGGCGACCGCAGAAAAGGCTGCTGCTGTGGGAACAGCCAATAAGACTACAGTAGAGGGGATTCATGCTGCTGTTAAACATGCCCGGGAGCTCACGCCACAG GTGACCTCAGCTGCTCGTATCTTGTTGAAGAATCCTGGAAACAAAGCAGCGTACGAGCACTTTGACACCATGAAGAACCAGTGGATCGACAATGTGGAGAGACTCACAG GTCTGGTGGATGAGGCCATAGACACCAAATCTCTGTTAGATGCCTCTGAGGAGGCCATAAAGAAAGACATCGACAAGTGCAGAGTTGCCATGGCGAATGTTCAGCCCCAAATGCTTGTTGCCGGGGCAACAAGCATAGCAAGACGAGCTAACCGGGTCCTGTTGGTGGCTAAGAGGGAAGTAGAGAACTCTGAGGATCCGCGGTTCAGAGACACTGTGAAACATGCGTCAGACATCCTCTCACACACCATCTCACCCATGGTGATGGATGCCAAAGCGGTGGCCGGGAACATACAAGATAAAG ctcTGCAGAAGGCCTATCTGGACTCCTGTCTGAGGATTCTGGCTGCAGTTGGAAAAGTCAGAGAAGCCTTCCAACCTCAGGAGCCTGACttcccccctccacctcccgACCTAGACCAGCTCCAT GTTAGCGATGAGCAGGCGCCTCCCAAGCCGCCCTTGCCAGAGGGCGAGGTACCTCCCCCTCGGCCCCCTCCTCCAGAGGAAAAGGACGAGGAGTTCCCAGAGCAGAAGGCTGGAGAGGTGCTCAGCGAGCCCATGATggttgcagccagacagctgcACGATGAGGCTCGCAAGTGGTCCAGCAAG GGTAACGACATCATCGCAGCAGCCAAGCGGATGGCCCTGCTGATGGCAGAGATGTCTCGGCTGGTGCGCGGCGGCAGTGGGAACAAACGAGCGCTGATTCAGTGCGCAAAGGACATCGCCAAGGCCTCGGACGAGGTGACGAGACTGGCTAAAGAAGTGGCCAAGCAGTGCACTGACAGACGCATCAGGACTAACCTGCTGCAG GTGTGTGAGCGGATCCCTACCATCAGTACTCAGTTGAAGATCCTCTCTACTGTTAAAGCAACCATGTTGGGACGAACCAACATTAGTGAAGAGGAGTCAGAGCAG GCCACAGAGATGTTGGTCCATAATGCTCAGAATCTGATGCAGTCGGTGAAAGAAACTGTCCGAGAAGCAGAAGCAGCTTCCATCAAGATCCGCACAGATGCAGGATTCACCCTCCGCTGGGTACGCAAGACCCCCTGGTACCAATAA
- the LOC121911538 gene encoding vinculin-like isoform X2, protein MPVFHTKTIESILEPVAQQISHLVIMHEEGEVDGKAIPDLTVPVAAVQAAVSNLVRVGKETVQTTEDQLMKRDMPPAFIKVENSSSKLVQAAQMLKADPYSVPARDYLIDGSRGILSGTSDLLLTFDEAEVRKIIRVCKGILEYLAVAEVVETMEDLITYTKNLGPGMTKMSKMIEERQQELTHQEHRQMLVNSMNTVKELLPVLISAVKIFVATKSSRGAGVEEAERNRRFTFEKMSAEINEIIRVLQLTTWDEDAWANKKDMEALKRSLALIESKMAQAKSWLRDPHGQPGDPGEIALRVILDEAGKVGELCAGRERKDILATTKALGQMTDQIADLRVRGQGPTPGCVQRAGQCSQGLDLLFGKVDSAARKLEALINAKQAIARRLDAAQAWLADPNGGPEGEENIRALLAEAKRIADLCEDPKERDDILRSISEIAGLTARLVELRKQGKGDSPEARALAKQIGAALLTLQSKTNRAVANMRPAKPAVTLEGKMEQALRWVNNPGVDDRGVEYERLQWNTGQAAIRGMVGEGRRLAGGLLGPYRQDMTGRCDRTEALMTSLADMAGRGEAEAPHARATAAQLQDSLKDLRQHMQEVMTQEVSDVFSDTTTPIKLLAVAATAPPDAPNREEVFDERAGNFETHAGRLGATAEKAAAVGTANKTTVEGIHAAVKHARELTPQVTSAARILLKNPGNKAAYEHFDTMKNQWIDNVERLTGLVDEAIDTKSLLDASEEAIKKDIDKCRVAMANVQPQMLVAGATSIARRANRVLLVAKREVENSEDPRFRDTVKHASDILSHTISPMVMDAKAVAGNIQDKALQKAYLDSCLRILAAVGKVREAFQPQEPDFPPPPPDLDQLHVSDEQAPPKPPLPEGEVPPPRPPPPEEKDEEFPEQKAGEVLSEPMMVAARQLHDEARKWSSKPEDEEAVEEREVDDEDEFTDGEDDYEPELLMMPSNQPVNQPILAAAQSLHQEARKWSSKGNDIIAAAKRMALLMAEMSRLVRGGSGNKRALIQCAKDIAKASDEVTRLAKEVAKQCTDRRIRTNLLQVCERIPTISTQLKILSTVKATMLGRTNISEEESEQATEMLVHNAQNLMQSVKETVREAEAASIKIRTDAGFTLRWVRKTPWYQ, encoded by the exons ggtgGAGAACTCGTCTTCTAAACTCGTCCAGGCAGCTCAGATGTTGAAGGCAGATCCGTACTCTGTTCCTGCACGAGATTACCTTATCGATGGATCCAGAGGGATATTGTCTGGAACGTCAGACCTGCTCCTTACCTTTGATGAGGccgag GTGCGTAAGATTATCCGTGTGTGTAAAGGCATCCTAGAGTATCTGGCGGTAGCTGAAGTGGTGGAGACCATGGAGGACCTCATCACCTACACCAAGAACCTGGGACCAG ggatgaccaaaatgtcaaagatgaTTGAGGAGAGGCAGCAGGAGCTGACGCACCAAGAGCACAGACAGATGCTTGTCAACTCCATGAACACTGTCAAAGAGCTGTTGCCTGTCCTtatatcag CTGTAAAGATTTTTGTCGCAACCAAGAGTAGTCGAGGTGCTGGTGTGGAGGAGGCCGAGAGGAACAGAAGGTTTACTTTTGAAAAGATGAGCGCCGAAATCAACGAGATCATAAGAGTCTTACAGCTCACCACATGGGACGAAGATGCCTGGGCTAACAAG AAG GATATGGAGGCTTTGAAGAGATCTCTGGCTTTGATTGAGTCAAAGATGGCACAAGCTAAAAGCTGGCTCAGAGACCCCCATGGACAGCCAG GAGACCCCGGTGAGATCGCACTGCGTGTGATACTGGATGAGGCTGGTAAGGTGGGCGAGCTGTGTGCTGGAAGGGAGAGGAAGGATATACTGGCAACCACTAAGGCTCTTGGACAAATGACAGACCAGATCGCAGATCTTCGAGTCAG AGGCCAGGGCCCGACCCCAGGGTGTGTGCAGCGCGCAGGCCAGTGCTCACAAGGCTTAGACTTGTTATTTGGCAAAGTGGACAGTGCTGCACGCAAACTGGAGGCTCTAATCAATGCCAAGCAAGCCATTGCCAGGAGGCTGGATGCTGCACAG GCCTGGTTGGCTGATCCTAACGGCGGTCCTGAGGGTGAGGAGAACATCAGAGCGTTACTAGCAGAGGCCAAACGTATTGCCGATCTGTGCGAAGACCCCAAAGAGAGGGACGACATCCTGCGCTCCATCAGCGAGATCGCAGGCCTCACCGCCAGGCTCGTGGAGCTACGCAAACA GGGTAAAGGCGACAGCCCCGAGGCCCGTGCATTGGCAAAGCAGATTGGAGCGGCACTGCTCACCCTGCAGTCCAAAACCAACCGGGCTGTGGCCAACATGAGACCAGCCAAGCCTGCCGTCACTTTGGAGGGCAAGATGGAGCAAGCCCTCCGCTGGGTGAACAACCCTGGAGTGGACGACAGAGGAGTAG AGTATGAGAGACTACAGTGGAACACAG GTCAGGCAGCAATCAGAGGAATGGTTGGAGAAGGGAGGAGGCTGGCAGGAGGCCTGTTAGGCCCATATCGCCAGGATATGACTGGACGCTGCGACCGGACAGAGGCCTTGATGACATCTTTGGCAGACATGGCTGGCAGGGGCGAAGCTGAGGCGCCTCACGCACGAGCGACAGCCGCACAGCTACAGGACAGCCTCAAG GACCTGAGGCAGCATATGCAGGAGGTGATGACCCAGGAAGTatcagatgttttcagtgaCACCACCACCCCTATCAAGCTGCTGGCTGTGGCTGCAACTGCTCCTCCTGATGCCCCCAACAGAGAGGAG GTTTTTGATGAGCGTGCAGGAAACTTTGAGACCCACGCAGGTCGGTTGGGGGCGACCGCAGAAAAGGCTGCTGCTGTGGGAACAGCCAATAAGACTACAGTAGAGGGGATTCATGCTGCTGTTAAACATGCCCGGGAGCTCACGCCACAG GTGACCTCAGCTGCTCGTATCTTGTTGAAGAATCCTGGAAACAAAGCAGCGTACGAGCACTTTGACACCATGAAGAACCAGTGGATCGACAATGTGGAGAGACTCACAG GTCTGGTGGATGAGGCCATAGACACCAAATCTCTGTTAGATGCCTCTGAGGAGGCCATAAAGAAAGACATCGACAAGTGCAGAGTTGCCATGGCGAATGTTCAGCCCCAAATGCTTGTTGCCGGGGCAACAAGCATAGCAAGACGAGCTAACCGGGTCCTGTTGGTGGCTAAGAGGGAAGTAGAGAACTCTGAGGATCCGCGGTTCAGAGACACTGTGAAACATGCGTCAGACATCCTCTCACACACCATCTCACCCATGGTGATGGATGCCAAAGCGGTGGCCGGGAACATACAAGATAAAG ctcTGCAGAAGGCCTATCTGGACTCCTGTCTGAGGATTCTGGCTGCAGTTGGAAAAGTCAGAGAAGCCTTCCAACCTCAGGAGCCTGACttcccccctccacctcccgACCTAGACCAGCTCCAT GTTAGCGATGAGCAGGCGCCTCCCAAGCCGCCCTTGCCAGAGGGCGAGGTACCTCCCCCTCGGCCCCCTCCTCCAGAGGAAAAGGACGAGGAGTTCCCAGAGCAGAAGGCTGGAGAGGTGCTCAGCGAGCCCATGATggttgcagccagacagctgcACGATGAGGCTCGCAAGTGGTCCAGCAAG CCTGAGGATGAGGAGGCAGTAGAGGAGAGGGAGgtagatgatgaagatgagttTACTGATGGTGAGGATGACTATGAGCCAGAACTGCTGATGATGCCCTCCAACCAGCCTGTCAATCAACCCATTCTGGCAGCTGCCCAGTCTCTCCACCAGGAGGCGCGCAAGTGGTCCAGCAAG GGTAACGACATCATCGCAGCAGCCAAGCGGATGGCCCTGCTGATGGCAGAGATGTCTCGGCTGGTGCGCGGCGGCAGTGGGAACAAACGAGCGCTGATTCAGTGCGCAAAGGACATCGCCAAGGCCTCGGACGAGGTGACGAGACTGGCTAAAGAAGTGGCCAAGCAGTGCACTGACAGACGCATCAGGACTAACCTGCTGCAG GTGTGTGAGCGGATCCCTACCATCAGTACTCAGTTGAAGATCCTCTCTACTGTTAAAGCAACCATGTTGGGACGAACCAACATTAGTGAAGAGGAGTCAGAGCAG GCCACAGAGATGTTGGTCCATAATGCTCAGAATCTGATGCAGTCGGTGAAAGAAACTGTCCGAGAAGCAGAAGCAGCTTCCATCAAGATCCGCACAGATGCAGGATTCACCCTCCGCTGGGTACGCAAGACCCCCTGGTACCAATAA